Proteins from a single region of Hevea brasiliensis isolate MT/VB/25A 57/8 unplaced genomic scaffold, ASM3005281v1 Scaf4, whole genome shotgun sequence:
- the LOC110664657 gene encoding uncharacterized protein LOC110664657 has product MTSSSTRNITHSSSKSLVAINGSQLPLKLTPQNYSTWRAQITPSLRGHNLMGYVLGTIKSPSATIEKEGQQVSNPDYEFWDCEDQLILATIIASVTFSVMNTIADAKTSEEAWNNLQVAFSKKSATRILSLREKISRTKRDSCPVAEYLQTIKSIADELSLCGSPITDVDLVVHVVRGVGSKFRDIAATIHARDTMITFDELQDKLLAHELYLKQIDPSFDSTPIMANYTRKGNNIKHSSQQK; this is encoded by the coding sequence ATGACTTCCTCTAGCACAAGAAATATTACTCACTCCTCTAGCAAATCGTTGGTTGCTATCAATGGTTCCCAATTACCATTAAAGCTTACCCCTCAAAACTACTCCACATGGAGAGCTCAAATTACTCCTTCACTTCGAGGACATAATCTCATGGGTTATGTTCTTGGCACCATTAAATCTCCTTCTGCCACCATTGAAAAGGAGGGTCAACAAGTTTCAAATCCTGATTATGAATTTTGGGATTGTGAGGATCAATTAATCTTGGCAACCATAATTGCTTCGGTAACATTTTCTGTGATGAATACAATTGCAGATGCCAAGACCTCAGAGGAGGCATGGAACAATCTTCAAGTAGCCTTTTCAAAGAAGTCAGCCACTAGAATTCTGTCATTGCGGGAAAAAATATCCAGAACAAAGCGAGATTCATGCCCTGTTGCTGAGTATCTGCAAACTATCAAGTCGATTGCGGATGAACTCTCTCTATGTGGCAGTCCTATTACTGATGTTGATCTTGTGGTGCATGTTGTCAGAGGAGTTGGGTCTAAATTTCGTGACATTGCTGCAACTATTCATGCTCGGGATACTATGATCACATTTGATGAACTTCAAGACAAACTATTGGCTCATGAGTTGTATCTTAAACAAATCGATCCTAGTTTTGATTCCACTCCAATCATGGCCAATTATACTCGCAAAGGCAATAACATCAAGCATTCTTCTCAGCAAAAATAA
- the LOC110664624 gene encoding 2-C-methyl-D-erythritol 4-phosphate cytidylyltransferase, chloroplastic isoform X1, which yields MGHHLLHLNLTTISPSASFKSSNSLFPCNHPQIPTNSFHLPSLSKSSGHKISWIQKLPRIATATIKCSAKIENANISKSSAAVKEKSVSVILLAGGKGKRMGASMPKQYLPLLGQPIALYSFYTFSKMTEVKEIVVVCDPSYQDIFEDAKENITVDLKFALPGKERQDSVYNGLQEVDLNSELVCVHDSARPLVSSAEVKEVLKDAWINGAAVLGVPAKATIKEANSESFVVRTLDRKTLWEMQTPQVIKPDLLKKGFELVNRGGLEVTDDVSIVEHLKHPVYITEGSYTNIKVTTPDDLLLAERILNLNSGESSK from the exons ATGGGTCATCATCTTCTTCACTTGAACCTTACAACTATCTCTCCTTCTGCTTCTTTCAAATCTTCTAATTCATTGTTTCCATGTAATCATCCCCAAATTCCCACCAATTCTTTTCACTTGCCCTCTCTCTCGAAGTCATCAG GCCATAAAATCTCTTGGATCCAAAAGCTGCCCAGAATTGCTACTGCCACTATTAAGTGCTCTGCTAAGATTGAAAATGCAAATATTAGTAAA AGCTCTGCAGCTGTGAAAGAGAAGAGTGTTTCGGTCATTCTGTTGGCTGGAGGGAAGGGCAAAAGAATGGGT GCAAGCATGCCAAAGCAATATCTACCCCTGTTAGGCCAGCCAATTGCTTTATACAG TTTCTACACATTCTCAAAAATGACTGAAGTGAAAGAAATTGTTGTAGTCTGCGATCCATCCTACCAAGACATTTTTGAAG ATGCCAAAGAAAATATCACTGTGGACCTCAAATTTGCACTGCCTGGGAAGGAAAGACAAGATTCTGTATACAATGGCCTTCAG GAAGTTGATTTGAACTCTGAGCTTGTTTGTGTCCATGACTCAGCTAGACCTCTGGTGTCATCTGCAGAAGTAAAAGAG GTCCTCAAAGATGCTTGGATAAACGGAGCAGCTGTGCTTGGTGTTCCTGCTAAAGCTACAATTAAGGAG GCGAATAGTGAATCTTTTGTAGTGAGAACTCTCGACCGCAAAACACTTTGGGAAATGCAAACCCCACAG GTGATTAAGCCTGATTTGCTTAAAAAAGGCTTTGAGCTTGTGAACAG AGGTGGTCTTGAAGTCACTGATGATGTCTCTATCGTGGAGCACCTTAAACATCCCGTATACATTACCGAAGGATCTTACACAAACATCAAG GTCACAACTCCGGATGATTTGTTACTTGCCGAGagaattttgaacttgaattcTGGAGAATCTTCGAAATAG
- the LOC110664623 gene encoding pentatricopeptide repeat-containing protein At3g57430, chloroplastic, protein MSSYTVQPLSSISLPFYPHSLSAVQTHQQSTKPVYKHSLQPIVSTSPKPITQSFSQASWVESLRFCTRSNLFLEAVSMYIEMILSGVSPDCSAFPIVLKAVTGLQDLNLGKQIHAHVIKYGYGSSSVTIANTLVNFYGRCAELHDVYKMFDRITERDLVSWNSLISALCRSEEWECALEVFRFMLAENLEPSSFTLVSLALACSKLHKREGLRLGKQVHGYSFRKGHWRTFTNNSLMTMYANLGRIDDAKSLFDLFEGRDLVSWNTIISSFSQNDRFMEALVFLRLMVPEGIKPDGFTLASVLPACSYLEMLVSGKEIHAYALRNGNLIENSFVGSALVDMYCNCGEVESGRQVFDGILEKKIGIWNAMIAGYAQNEHDEKAVTLFLEMEAVAGLCPNATTMASVVPACVRCEAFSKKEGIHGLVIKRGLERDRYVQNALMDMYSRMGNMEISKTIFKSMEFRDIVSWNTMITGYVSSGCYDDALLLLREMQQADEGNNIHDDKKQVHFKPNSITLMTVLPGCASLSALGKGKEIHAYAIRNSLASEVTVGSALVDMYAKCGCLNLSRRVFDQMPVRNVITWNVIIMAYGMHGNGKEALELFKDMVAEGNSSGEVKPTDVTFIAIFAACSHSRMVDEGLHLFHRMKNDHGIDPGPDHYACVVDLLGRAGQVEQAYELINIMPSGFDKVGAWSSLLGACRNHQNIKIGEIVAQNLLQLQPNVASHYVLLSNMYSSVRLWDKAMDVRRKMSEMGVKKEPGYSWIEYGDEIHKFLAGDLSHPQSERLHDFLETLSERMKKEGYVPDTSCVLHNVDEEEKETLLCGHSEKLAIAFGILNTPPGTTIRVAKNLRVCNDCHAATKFISKLVDREIVLRDVRRFHHFKNGTCSCGDYW, encoded by the coding sequence ATGTCCTCTTACACTGTACAACCCCTCTCTTCAATCTCTCTCCCCTTCTATCCACACTCCCTTTCTGCTGTCCAAACCCACCAGCAGTCCACAAAACCAGTTTACAAACACTCTCTTCAACCCATAGTCTCCACTTCTCCAAAACCCATTACCCAGTCCTTCTCTCAGGCCTCATGGGTCGAGTCCCTTCGCTTTTGCACCCGCTCCAATTTATTCCTGGAAGCTGTTTCTATGTACATTGAAATGATTCTTTCGGGTGTTTCACCTGACTGCTCTGCCTTCCCTATTGTTTTGAAGGCCGTGACTGGCCTTCAGGATTTGAATTTGGGAAAACAGATTCATGCGCATGTTATTAAATATGGATATGGGTCATCTTCCGTGACCATAGCTAATACGCTTGTAAATTTCTATGGTAGGTGTGCAGAATTGCACGATGTGTATAAGATGTTTGATAGAATTACTGAAAGAGACCTAGTTTCTTGGAATTCACTAATTTCTGCACTCTGTCGTTCTGAAGAGTGGGAGTGTGCACTGGAGGTATTTAGATTCATGTTGGCTGAGAATCTGGAGCCAAGTTCATTTACTTTGGTAAGTCTGGCACTCGCTTGCTCTAAGTTGCACAAGCGTGAGGGCTTGCGGCTTGGGAAGCAAGTTCACGGATATAGTTTTAGAAAAGGTCATTGGAGAACGTTTACCAACAATTCTTTGATGACAATGTATGCAAATCTAGGAAGAATAGATGATGCAAAAAGTTTGTTTGACTTGTTTGAGGGTCGTGATTTGGTTTCTTGGAATACCATCATAAGTTCATTTTCTCAAAATGATAGATTTATGGAAGCACTGGTTTTCTTGAGGCTAATGGTTCCTGAAGGAATTAAGCCTGATGGGTTCACACTTGCAAGTGTTCTTCCTGCTTGCTCCTACTTGGAGATGCTTGTTAGTGGGAAGGAAATTCATGCTTATGCCTTGAGAAATGGCAATTTGATTGAGAATTCGTTCGTGGGTAGTGCTTTAGTTGACATGTATTGCAACTGTGGGGAGGTTGAAAGCGGTCGTCAAGTGTTTGATGGTATCTTGGAAAAAAAAATTGGGATCTGGAATGCTATGATTGCTGGTTATGCACAAAATGAGCATGATGAGAAGGCAGTGACGCTTTTCCTAGAAATGGAAGCTGTTGCTGGACTTTGTCCCAATGCAACTACAATGGCGAGTGTTGTGCCCGCTTGTGTACGCTGTGAAGCATTTTCTAAAAAAGAAGGCATACATGGGCTTGTGATAAAGAGGGGTTTGGAAAGAGATAGATATGTGCAAAATGCACTCATGGATATGTACTCCAGGATGGGGAACATGGAGATTTCAAAGACCATATTTAAGAGCATGGAATTTAGAGATATAGTTTCTTGGAACACAATGATCACTGGGTATGTTAGTTCTGGATGCTATGATGATGCTCTTCTGCTGCTACGTGAGATGCAACAAGCAGATGAAGGAAACAACATACATGATGATAAGAAACAAGTCCATTTTAAACCTAATTCGATAACCCTTATGACTGTCCTTCCTGGTTGCGCCTCCCTATCAGCGTTGGGAAAGGGGAAAGAGATACATGCATATGCCATTAGAAATTCATTAGCATCAGAAGTCACTGTAGGAAGCGCATTAGTTGACATGTATGCAAAGTGTGGCTGCTTAAACTTATCTAGGAGAGTATTCGATCAAATGCCTGTTAGAAATGTTATTACTTGGAATGTAATTATCATGGCGTATGGGATGCATGGAAATGGGAAGGAGGCCTTAGAACTGTTCAAAGATATGGTGGCTGAGGGAAACAGTAGTGGAGAAGTAAAGCCTACTGATGTTACTTTCATAGCAATTTTTGCTGCTTGTAGCCACTCAAGGATGGTCGATGAGGGCCTGCATCTGTTCCATAGAATGAAAAATGACCATGGGATTGATCCTGGCCCAGATCACTATGCTTGTGTTGTGGATTTACTTGGTAGAGCAGGCCAAGTGGAGCAAGCATATGAACTCATCAACATCATGCCTTCTGGTTTTGACAAGGTAGGGGCCTGGAGTAGCTTGCTTGGAGCATGTCGGAACCACCAAAATATAAAAATAGGGGAAATTGTTGCTCAAAACCTCCTACAGTTACAACCAAATGTGGCCAGCCACTACGTTTTGCTGTCTAATATGTACTCATCTGTCAGACTTTGGGACAAGGCAATGGATGTTAGAAGGAAGATGAGTGAAATGGGAGTAAAGAAAGAACCCGGCTATAGTTGGATTGAGTATGGTGATGAGATACATAAATTTTTAGCTGGCGATTTATCACACCCACAGAGTGAAAGACTCCATGATTTTCTGGAGACCCTGTCGGAAAGGATGAAAAAGGAGGGGTATGTGCCTGATACTTCTTGTGTACTTCACAATGTTGATGAGGAGGAGAAAGAAACTTTACTTTGTGGACACAGTGAGAAATTGGCAATAGCTTTTGGCATACTAAACACTCCTCCTGGAACTACCATTAGAGTTGCCAAGAATCTTCGGGTGTGTAATGACTGCCATGCTGCGACTAAGTTTATCTCCAAGTTGGTGGATAGGGAGATCGTCCTTAGAGATGTCAGGAGGTTCCATCACTTCAAGAATGGTACCTGTTCTTGTGGGGATTATTGGTGA
- the LOC110664624 gene encoding 2-C-methyl-D-erythritol 4-phosphate cytidylyltransferase, chloroplastic isoform X2, translating into MGHHLLHLNLTTISPSASFKSSNSLFPCNHPQIPTNSFHLPSLSKSSGHKISWIQKLPRIATATIKCSAKIENSSAAVKEKSVSVILLAGGKGKRMGASMPKQYLPLLGQPIALYSFYTFSKMTEVKEIVVVCDPSYQDIFEDAKENITVDLKFALPGKERQDSVYNGLQEVDLNSELVCVHDSARPLVSSAEVKEVLKDAWINGAAVLGVPAKATIKEANSESFVVRTLDRKTLWEMQTPQVIKPDLLKKGFELVNRGGLEVTDDVSIVEHLKHPVYITEGSYTNIKVTTPDDLLLAERILNLNSGESSK; encoded by the exons ATGGGTCATCATCTTCTTCACTTGAACCTTACAACTATCTCTCCTTCTGCTTCTTTCAAATCTTCTAATTCATTGTTTCCATGTAATCATCCCCAAATTCCCACCAATTCTTTTCACTTGCCCTCTCTCTCGAAGTCATCAG GCCATAAAATCTCTTGGATCCAAAAGCTGCCCAGAATTGCTACTGCCACTATTAAGTGCTCTGCTAAGATTGAAAAT AGCTCTGCAGCTGTGAAAGAGAAGAGTGTTTCGGTCATTCTGTTGGCTGGAGGGAAGGGCAAAAGAATGGGT GCAAGCATGCCAAAGCAATATCTACCCCTGTTAGGCCAGCCAATTGCTTTATACAG TTTCTACACATTCTCAAAAATGACTGAAGTGAAAGAAATTGTTGTAGTCTGCGATCCATCCTACCAAGACATTTTTGAAG ATGCCAAAGAAAATATCACTGTGGACCTCAAATTTGCACTGCCTGGGAAGGAAAGACAAGATTCTGTATACAATGGCCTTCAG GAAGTTGATTTGAACTCTGAGCTTGTTTGTGTCCATGACTCAGCTAGACCTCTGGTGTCATCTGCAGAAGTAAAAGAG GTCCTCAAAGATGCTTGGATAAACGGAGCAGCTGTGCTTGGTGTTCCTGCTAAAGCTACAATTAAGGAG GCGAATAGTGAATCTTTTGTAGTGAGAACTCTCGACCGCAAAACACTTTGGGAAATGCAAACCCCACAG GTGATTAAGCCTGATTTGCTTAAAAAAGGCTTTGAGCTTGTGAACAG AGGTGGTCTTGAAGTCACTGATGATGTCTCTATCGTGGAGCACCTTAAACATCCCGTATACATTACCGAAGGATCTTACACAAACATCAAG GTCACAACTCCGGATGATTTGTTACTTGCCGAGagaattttgaacttgaattcTGGAGAATCTTCGAAATAG